A stretch of Bordetella genomosp. 13 DNA encodes these proteins:
- a CDS encoding DegQ family serine endoprotease has product MVSLSVSKVLSRRWLSALAAVAVLASGFGPAQAQPVQTQNQSAPPAIVLPDFTGIVQKADPAVVNIRTTATVPVRGMGPGGNDPYELFRWFFGPDFQPPGPGGQRRQPPQQPQQPQPEERTVPRGVGSGFFISDDGYILTNTHVISEATDIYVTLTDGREFKAKVIGSDERTDVALIKIEAKDITPVPIGDPKQLKKGQWVLAIGSPFGLDSTVTSGIVSAIGRDTGEYLPFIQTDVAVNPGNSGGPLINLQGEVVGINSQIISRSGGFMGISLAIPIDEAMRVVEQLRATGKVTRGRIGVQIGEVVKDVADAIGLPRAEGALVSSVESGGPADEAGVQPGDVITTFNGENIRRWSDLPRIVGETKPGTTAPMEVWRKGRTVKLSVKVAEIPSERTAASGGGGDARPKAPSADNLLGLGVSDVPADMQRKLRIKGGVQVRVAKGPAAQAGVQENDVILAVNDSDITDAEQFGKLVAKLEKGKAVGLLVRRGDQTQWVAVQLR; this is encoded by the coding sequence ATGGTTTCCCTTTCCGTGTCGAAAGTACTGTCGCGGCGTTGGTTGTCCGCGCTGGCCGCGGTGGCCGTGCTGGCCAGCGGCTTCGGTCCCGCGCAGGCCCAGCCGGTGCAGACGCAGAACCAGTCCGCGCCGCCCGCCATCGTGCTGCCCGATTTCACCGGCATCGTTCAGAAAGCCGACCCCGCGGTCGTCAACATCCGCACCACGGCCACCGTGCCGGTGCGCGGCATGGGCCCCGGCGGCAATGATCCCTATGAGCTGTTCCGCTGGTTCTTCGGCCCGGACTTCCAGCCGCCGGGGCCGGGCGGGCAGCGCCGCCAGCCTCCGCAACAGCCGCAGCAGCCCCAACCCGAAGAGCGCACCGTGCCGCGCGGTGTGGGCTCGGGGTTCTTCATCTCGGATGACGGCTACATCCTCACCAACACGCACGTCATCAGCGAGGCCACCGACATCTACGTCACGCTGACCGACGGCCGCGAGTTCAAGGCCAAGGTCATCGGCTCGGACGAGCGCACCGACGTGGCCCTGATCAAGATCGAGGCCAAGGACATCACGCCCGTGCCCATCGGTGATCCCAAGCAGCTGAAGAAGGGGCAGTGGGTGCTGGCCATCGGTTCGCCGTTCGGCCTGGATTCCACCGTCACGTCCGGCATCGTCAGCGCCATCGGCCGCGATACCGGCGAGTACCTGCCGTTCATCCAGACCGACGTGGCCGTCAACCCCGGCAACTCCGGCGGTCCGCTGATCAACCTGCAAGGCGAGGTGGTGGGCATCAACTCGCAGATCATCTCGCGCAGCGGCGGCTTCATGGGCATCTCGCTGGCCATCCCGATCGACGAAGCCATGCGCGTGGTCGAGCAACTGCGCGCCACCGGCAAGGTCACGCGGGGCCGCATCGGCGTGCAGATCGGCGAGGTCGTGAAGGACGTGGCGGACGCCATCGGCCTGCCGCGTGCCGAGGGCGCCCTGGTCAGCAGCGTCGAGTCGGGCGGTCCCGCCGACGAGGCCGGCGTGCAGCCGGGCGACGTCATCACCACGTTCAACGGCGAGAACATCCGCCGCTGGTCCGACCTGCCGCGCATCGTCGGCGAGACCAAGCCCGGCACCACGGCACCCATGGAAGTGTGGCGCAAGGGCCGCACGGTCAAGCTCAGCGTGAAGGTCGCCGAGATTCCGTCCGAACGCACGGCCGCCAGCGGCGGCGGCGGCGACGCGCGCCCCAAGGCGCCGTCGGCCGACAATCTGCTGGGCCTGGGCGTGTCCGACGTGCCCGCCGACATGCAGCGCAAGCTGCGCATCAAGGGCGGCGTGCAGGTGCGGGTGGCCAAGGGGCCGGCCGCCCAGGCCGGCGTGCAGGAGAACGACGTGATCCTGGCCGTGAACGACAGCGACATCACCGATGCCGAGCAGTTCGGCAAGCTGGTGGCCAAGCTCGAGAAGGGCAAGGCGGTGGGCCTGCTGGTGCGCCGCGGCGACCAGACCCAGTGGGTGGCGGTACAGCTGAGGTAA
- a CDS encoding sigma-E factor negative regulatory protein: MQTAAQFVETPEASQDDSLDAAISAWLDGEGGDEFPSLLASPQGRRTWDTYHLIGDALRSTELSVRPSADFHARLSRALEAELPIVAAPRRRTPLRVGLSSLAVAAAVATVAWVAQPYLGGAPAPAESSAVLADASTTNLEEAGLRDYLEAHRQMAGPSAVRQVSFDPGMGR, translated from the coding sequence ATGCAAACCGCAGCCCAGTTCGTCGAAACCCCCGAAGCGTCCCAGGATGATTCCCTGGACGCGGCCATCTCCGCCTGGCTGGACGGGGAAGGGGGCGACGAGTTTCCATCCCTGCTGGCCTCCCCGCAAGGTCGCCGCACCTGGGACACCTATCACCTGATCGGAGACGCGCTGCGCAGCACCGAGCTGTCGGTACGGCCCAGCGCCGACTTCCACGCGCGCCTGTCGCGCGCCCTCGAAGCCGAACTGCCCATCGTCGCCGCGCCGCGCCGCCGCACCCCCCTGCGGGTGGGGCTGTCCAGCCTGGCGGTCGCCGCCGCCGTCGCCACCGTTGCCTGGGTGGCGCAGCCGTATCTCGGCGGCGCGCCGGCTCCTGCCGAAAGCAGTGCCGTGCTGGCCGACGCCAGCACGACCAATCTCGAAGAGGCCGGCCTGCGCGACTACCTCGAGGCCCATCGCCAGATGGCCGGGCCCAGCGCGGTTCGCCAGGTGTCGTTCGACCCCGGGATGGGACGTTGA
- the rpoE gene encoding RNA polymerase sigma factor RpoE, giving the protein MSERDVDAELVARVQRGDKKAFDLLVLKYQRKILRLLARMIRDPAEIEDVAQEAFIKAYRALPQFRGESAFYTWLYRIAINTARNWLASSGRRPSAPNAIETEDGETFNETDNLTDISTPESVMASREIAETVNAAIQELPEELRTAIVLREIEGMSYEDIAQSMDCPIGTVRSRIFRAREAIANRLRPLLDTDAERRW; this is encoded by the coding sequence ATGAGCGAACGCGACGTCGACGCCGAGCTTGTTGCGCGTGTGCAACGCGGCGACAAGAAAGCGTTCGATCTTCTGGTGCTGAAGTACCAGCGCAAGATCCTGCGCCTGCTGGCCCGCATGATCCGCGATCCCGCAGAGATCGAGGACGTGGCCCAGGAGGCCTTCATCAAGGCCTACCGCGCGCTGCCGCAGTTCCGCGGCGAAAGCGCCTTCTATACCTGGCTGTATCGTATCGCCATCAACACGGCGCGAAACTGGCTCGCCTCGTCCGGGCGGCGCCCCAGCGCGCCCAACGCGATCGAAACGGAAGATGGTGAAACTTTTAACGAAACCGATAACCTAACCGATATCAGCACGCCGGAGTCCGTGATGGCCAGCCGCGAGATCGCCGAAACGGTGAACGCGGCCATCCAGGAGCTGCCCGAGGAATTGCGGACTGCAATCGTCCTGCGTGAGATCGAAGGTATGAGTTACGAAGACATCGCCCAAAGCATGGACTGCCCGATCGGTACGGTGCGCTCCCGCATTTTTCGTGCGCGCGAAGCCATCGCCAATCGGTTGCGCCCCTTGCTGGACACCGATGCCGAGCGTCGTTGGTAA
- the fabD gene encoding ACP S-malonyltransferase: protein MKIAFVFPGQGSQSVGMLDAWAGNAAVADVVARAGAALGQDLGALIAQGPAEQLNLTTNTQPAMLTAGVACFEAWRAAGGRLPDIVAGHSLGEYAALAAAGALSLEDAVRLVRIRADAMQTAVPVGAGAMAAILGLDDDAVRAACTQAAQGEVVEAVNFNAPAQVVIAGHKAAVERACDAAKAAGAKRALLLQVSAPFHSSLLKPAAEVLAGALASATLQPPRIPVLNNVDVAQPTEPDAIRDALVRQAWNPVRWVETLRTMKEQGVTHVIECGPGKVLAGLTKRIDSDLVGLSITDPASLEAALAAVNGN, encoded by the coding sequence ATGAAAATCGCGTTTGTTTTTCCCGGACAAGGTTCGCAGTCGGTGGGCATGCTCGACGCCTGGGCCGGCAATGCCGCCGTGGCCGACGTCGTGGCGCGCGCCGGTGCGGCGCTGGGCCAGGACCTGGGCGCGCTGATCGCGCAGGGCCCGGCTGAACAACTCAATCTCACCACCAACACCCAGCCTGCCATGCTGACCGCCGGCGTGGCCTGCTTCGAGGCGTGGCGCGCCGCCGGCGGCCGCCTGCCCGACATCGTGGCGGGTCACAGCCTGGGCGAATATGCGGCGCTGGCCGCGGCCGGCGCCCTGTCGCTGGAAGACGCCGTGCGCCTGGTGCGCATCCGCGCCGATGCCATGCAGACCGCGGTGCCGGTCGGCGCCGGCGCCATGGCCGCCATCCTGGGCCTGGACGATGACGCCGTGCGCGCCGCCTGCACGCAGGCCGCGCAGGGCGAAGTGGTCGAGGCCGTCAATTTCAACGCACCCGCTCAAGTCGTCATCGCCGGCCACAAGGCCGCCGTCGAACGCGCGTGCGACGCCGCCAAGGCGGCCGGCGCCAAGCGCGCGCTGCTGCTGCAGGTCTCCGCGCCGTTCCACTCCAGCCTGCTCAAGCCGGCCGCCGAAGTGCTGGCCGGCGCGCTGGCCAGCGCCACGCTGCAGCCGCCGCGCATTCCCGTGCTGAACAACGTCGACGTGGCGCAGCCCACCGAGCCCGACGCGATCCGCGATGCGCTGGTCCGGCAGGCCTGGAATCCGGTACGCTGGGTCGAGACCCTGCGGACCATGAAAGAGCAGGGCGTCACGCACGTCATCGAATGCGGCCCCGGCAAGGTGCTGGCAGGCCTCACGAAACGCATCGATTCCGACCTGGTCGGCCTGTCGATCACCGATCCCGCCTCCCTCGAAGCCGCCCTGGCGGCCGTCAACGGAAACTGA
- a CDS encoding beta-ketoacyl-ACP synthase III, translating into MSNPMTYSAIVGTGGYLPERVVSNDELAAELATRDIATSDAWIVERTGIRQRHLAERGVTTSLLATEAARRALQDAGVEPAEVDLVIVATSTPDYVFPSTACLVQANLGAPGSAAFDVQAVCSGFVYALTTADSFIRAGRARCAVVIGAEVFSRILDWNDRATCVLFGDGAGAVVLKASQEPGIMSAQLHADGSLTKILCAAGNVAYGDVTGDPFLRMDGQAVFKQAVTVLDRSARAVCEEAGVSVQDLDWLVPHQANVRILNFLARKLDVPVEKVVITVDQHANTSAASVPLALDVARRDGRVQRGQLVLMQGVGGGFTWGSVLARM; encoded by the coding sequence ATGAGTAATCCCATGACGTATTCCGCCATCGTCGGCACGGGCGGCTATCTGCCCGAACGCGTCGTCTCCAACGATGAGCTGGCCGCCGAGCTGGCTACCCGCGACATCGCCACGTCGGACGCGTGGATCGTCGAGCGCACCGGCATCCGCCAGCGCCACCTTGCCGAGCGCGGCGTCACCACCAGCCTGCTGGCCACCGAGGCCGCGCGCCGCGCGCTGCAGGATGCCGGCGTCGAACCCGCCGAGGTCGACCTGGTCATCGTCGCCACCTCCACGCCCGACTACGTCTTTCCCAGCACGGCCTGCCTGGTGCAGGCCAATCTGGGCGCCCCGGGCTCGGCCGCGTTCGACGTGCAGGCGGTGTGCAGCGGCTTCGTATATGCGCTCACCACGGCCGACAGCTTCATCCGCGCCGGACGCGCGCGCTGCGCCGTCGTCATCGGCGCCGAAGTGTTCTCGCGCATCCTCGACTGGAACGATCGCGCCACCTGCGTGCTGTTCGGCGACGGCGCCGGCGCCGTGGTGCTCAAGGCCTCGCAAGAGCCGGGCATCATGTCGGCCCAGCTGCACGCCGACGGCAGTCTCACCAAGATCCTGTGCGCCGCCGGCAACGTGGCCTATGGCGACGTCACCGGCGATCCATTCCTGCGCATGGACGGGCAGGCCGTGTTCAAGCAGGCCGTCACCGTGCTCGACCGCTCGGCCCGCGCCGTCTGCGAAGAGGCCGGCGTGTCGGTGCAGGACCTCGACTGGCTAGTGCCGCACCAGGCCAATGTGCGCATCCTCAACTTCCTGGCTCGCAAGCTGGACGTGCCGGTCGAAAAGGTGGTCATCACCGTCGACCAGCATGCCAACACCTCGGCCGCCAGCGTGCCGCTGGCGCTCGACGTGGCGCGCCGCGACGGCCGCGTGCAGCGCGGCCAACTGGTCCTCATGCAAGGCGTGGGGGGCGGTTTCACCTGGGGTTCGGTGCTGGCGCGCATGTAG
- the fabF gene encoding beta-ketoacyl-ACP synthase II, with amino-acid sequence MKRRVVITGLGIVSPVGNDLATAWDNIVNGRSGITRITRFDPSALTTHIAGEVKGFDVTQYIAAKEARQMDTFIHYGVAAGMQAWRDSGLEVTEENADRIGVIVGSGIGGLPRIEETQTELLAKGPRRISPFFVPASLINLISGQISIAYGMKGPSYAVVSACTTGLHSIGDAARLIEYGDADVMLAGGAESTVSPLGIGGFAAMRALSTRNDDPATASRPWDRDRDGFVLGEGAGVLVLEEYEHAKRRGARIYGEFVGYGMSSDAHHITAPDRDGPRRGVINALRNGGLNPEDVNYVNAHGTSTPLGDKNESEALKLAFGDHARKLVVNSTKSMTGHLLGAAGGIEAVFTTMAVYHQVSPPTINIFNQDPECDLDYCANEARQMKIDVALSNSFGFGGTNGSMAVRRI; translated from the coding sequence GTGAAGCGACGAGTCGTCATCACCGGGCTGGGCATCGTTTCCCCCGTGGGCAACGATCTGGCCACCGCCTGGGACAATATCGTCAACGGACGTTCGGGCATCACCCGCATCACGCGCTTCGATCCCTCCGCGCTCACCACGCACATCGCAGGTGAGGTCAAGGGCTTCGACGTCACGCAGTACATCGCCGCCAAGGAAGCGCGGCAGATGGATACCTTCATCCATTACGGCGTGGCCGCGGGCATGCAGGCCTGGCGCGACAGCGGCCTCGAGGTCACCGAAGAGAACGCCGACCGCATCGGCGTGATCGTCGGTTCGGGCATCGGCGGCCTGCCGCGCATCGAAGAGACGCAGACCGAGCTGCTGGCCAAGGGGCCGCGCCGCATCTCGCCGTTCTTCGTGCCCGCGTCGCTGATCAACCTGATCTCCGGCCAGATCAGCATCGCCTATGGCATGAAGGGCCCCAGCTACGCCGTCGTCTCCGCGTGCACCACGGGCCTGCACAGCATCGGCGATGCCGCGCGCCTGATCGAGTACGGCGATGCCGACGTCATGCTGGCGGGCGGCGCCGAATCCACGGTCTCGCCGCTGGGCATCGGCGGCTTCGCCGCGATGCGCGCGCTGTCCACCCGCAACGACGATCCCGCCACGGCCTCGCGTCCCTGGGACCGCGACCGCGACGGCTTCGTGCTGGGCGAGGGCGCGGGCGTGCTGGTGCTCGAAGAGTACGAACACGCCAAGCGCCGCGGCGCGCGCATCTACGGCGAGTTCGTCGGCTACGGCATGAGCTCCGACGCGCACCACATCACCGCGCCCGACCGTGACGGTCCGCGCCGCGGCGTGATCAACGCCCTGCGCAACGGCGGCCTGAACCCCGAGGACGTGAACTACGTCAATGCGCACGGCACTTCCACGCCGCTGGGCGACAAGAACGAGTCCGAGGCGCTGAAGCTGGCGTTCGGCGATCATGCCCGCAAGCTGGTGGTCAATTCCACCAAGTCCATGACGGGCCACCTGCTGGGCGCTGCGGGCGGCATCGAGGCCGTGTTCACCACGATGGCGGTGTACCACCAGGTCTCGCCTCCCACGATCAACATCTTCAACCAGGACCCCGAGTGCGACCTGGACTACTGCGCCAACGAAGCGCGGCAGATGAAGATCGACGTGGCCCTGTCCAACTCGTTCGGCTTCGGCGGCACCAACGGTTCCATGGCCGTTCGTCGGATCTGA
- the lepA gene encoding translation elongation factor 4 encodes MQHIRNFSIIAHIDHGKSTLADRLIHRCGGLADREMSAQVLDSMDIERERGITIKAQTAALQYKAQDGKIYNLNLIDTPGHVDFSYEVSRSLSACEGALLVVDASQGVEAQTVANCYTAIELGVEVLPVLNKMDLPQADPDGARKEVEDVIGIDASRAVLASAKTGMGIDEILETIVAHVPPPKGDPSQPLQALIIDSWFDNYVGVVMLVRIVNGTLKPKDKILLMASGATHLCEQTGVFTPKSQPRTHLSAGEVGFVIAGIKELADAKVGDTITLAGNPASEPVPGFKEVKPQVFAGLYPVESSEYDQLRDSLEKLKLNDAALMFEPEVSQALGFGFRCGFLGLLHMEIVQERLEREFDMDLITTAPSVVYEVEQRDGTVITVESPSRMPEVGKIADIREPVVMVTLFMPQEYVGAVMTLCNAKRGAQIDMNYSGRQVILKYEIPLAEIVLDFFDKLKSVSRGYASMDYEFLEYRSSDVVKVDLVINGDRVDALAMIVHRSNSRYRAREVVSKMRELIPRQMYDVAIQAAIGAEVIARENVKALRKNVLAKCYGGDITRKKKLLEKQKAGKKRMKQVGSVEIPQEAFLAILQVEDK; translated from the coding sequence ATGCAGCACATCCGCAATTTTTCCATCATCGCGCACATCGACCACGGCAAGTCCACCCTGGCGGATCGGCTGATCCATCGGTGCGGCGGCCTGGCCGACCGCGAGATGTCGGCGCAGGTGCTGGACTCGATGGACATCGAGCGCGAGCGCGGCATCACCATCAAGGCCCAGACCGCCGCGCTGCAGTACAAGGCGCAGGACGGCAAGATCTACAACCTCAATCTCATCGACACGCCGGGACACGTCGACTTCTCGTATGAAGTCAGCCGCTCGCTGTCGGCGTGCGAGGGCGCGCTGCTCGTGGTGGACGCCTCGCAGGGCGTCGAGGCGCAGACCGTGGCCAATTGCTATACCGCCATCGAACTGGGCGTCGAGGTGCTGCCCGTGCTGAACAAGATGGATCTGCCCCAGGCGGATCCCGACGGCGCGCGCAAGGAAGTCGAGGACGTCATCGGCATCGATGCGTCGCGCGCGGTGCTGGCCAGCGCCAAGACCGGCATGGGCATCGACGAGATCCTCGAGACCATCGTGGCCCACGTGCCGCCGCCCAAGGGCGATCCGTCGCAGCCGCTGCAGGCGCTCATCATCGACTCCTGGTTCGACAACTACGTCGGCGTGGTCATGCTGGTGCGCATCGTCAACGGCACGCTCAAGCCCAAGGACAAGATCCTGCTGATGGCCTCCGGCGCCACGCACCTGTGCGAGCAGACCGGCGTGTTCACGCCCAAGTCGCAGCCCCGCACCCACCTGTCGGCGGGCGAAGTGGGGTTCGTCATCGCCGGCATCAAGGAACTCGCCGACGCCAAGGTGGGCGACACCATCACGCTGGCCGGCAATCCCGCCAGCGAGCCGGTGCCGGGCTTCAAAGAGGTGAAGCCGCAGGTGTTCGCCGGCCTGTACCCGGTCGAAAGCTCCGAGTACGACCAACTGCGCGACTCGCTGGAAAAGCTCAAGCTGAACGACGCCGCGCTGATGTTCGAGCCCGAGGTGTCGCAGGCGCTGGGCTTCGGCTTCCGCTGCGGGTTCCTGGGCCTCTTGCACATGGAAATCGTGCAGGAACGGCTTGAACGGGAATTCGACATGGACCTCATCACCACCGCGCCGTCGGTGGTGTACGAGGTCGAGCAGCGCGACGGCACCGTCATCACCGTCGAAAGCCCCTCGCGCATGCCCGAGGTCGGCAAGATCGCCGACATCCGCGAGCCCGTGGTCATGGTCACGCTGTTCATGCCGCAGGAATACGTGGGCGCGGTCATGACGCTGTGCAACGCCAAGCGCGGCGCCCAGATCGACATGAACTACTCCGGCCGCCAGGTGATCCTGAAGTACGAGATCCCGCTGGCCGAGATCGTGCTCGATTTCTTCGACAAGCTGAAGTCGGTGTCGCGCGGCTACGCGTCGATGGACTACGAGTTCCTCGAGTACCGCTCTTCCGACGTGGTCAAGGTCGACCTGGTCATCAACGGCGACCGGGTCGATGCGCTGGCGATGATCGTGCACCGCTCGAATTCGCGCTATCGCGCGCGCGAGGTCGTGTCGAAGATGCGCGAGCTGATTCCCCGCCAGATGTACGACGTCGCCATCCAGGCCGCCATCGGGGCCGAGGTCATCGCACGTGAGAACGTCAAGGCGCTGCGCAAGAACGTGCTGGCCAAGTGCTATGGCGGTGACATCACGCGCAAGAAGAAGCTGCTGGAAAAGCAGAAGGCGGGCAAGAAGCGCATGAAGCAGGTGGGCAGCGTGGAGATTCCGCAAGAGGCCTTCCTTGCCATCCTGCAGGTGGAAGACAAGTAA
- the fabG gene encoding 3-oxoacyl-ACP reductase FabG: MTQLSNELQGKIALVTGATRGIGKAIADELAARGATVVGTATSESGAQAIQAALEPRGGRGVVLDVTDAQACEALIDALNKEGGGPHILVNNAGITRDTLAMRMKDDDWSAVIDTNLAAVFRLSRAVLRGMMKARSGRIINVTSVVGSSGNAGQANYAAAKAGVAGMARALARELGSRNITVNCVAPGFIDTDMTRSLGETQTAALLQQIPLGRLGSPEDVAHAVAFLAGPQAGYITGTTLHVNGGMYMQ, encoded by the coding sequence ATGACCCAGCTCTCCAACGAACTGCAAGGCAAGATCGCGCTGGTCACCGGCGCCACGCGCGGCATCGGCAAGGCCATCGCCGACGAACTGGCGGCGCGCGGCGCCACGGTGGTCGGCACCGCCACGTCCGAGTCGGGCGCGCAGGCCATCCAGGCCGCGCTGGAACCGCGCGGCGGCCGCGGCGTGGTGCTGGACGTCACCGACGCACAGGCCTGCGAGGCCCTGATCGACGCGCTGAACAAAGAGGGCGGCGGTCCGCACATCCTGGTCAACAACGCCGGCATCACGCGCGACACGCTGGCCATGCGCATGAAGGACGACGACTGGTCGGCCGTCATCGATACCAACCTGGCCGCCGTGTTCCGCCTGTCGCGCGCCGTGCTGCGCGGCATGATGAAGGCGCGTTCCGGCCGCATCATCAACGTCACCTCGGTCGTGGGCTCCAGCGGCAACGCGGGCCAGGCCAACTACGCCGCGGCAAAGGCCGGCGTGGCGGGCATGGCGCGCGCGCTGGCGCGCGAACTGGGCAGCCGCAACATCACCGTCAACTGCGTCGCGCCGGGCTTCATCGACACCGACATGACGCGCAGCCTGGGCGAGACGCAGACGGCCGCGCTGCTGCAGCAGATTCCCCTGGGCCGCCTGGGTTCGCCCGAAGACGTGGCGCATGCCGTGGCCTTCCTGGCCGGCCCGCAGGCGGGTTACATTACTGGTACGACTCTGCACGTGAACGGCGGGATGTACATGCAATAA
- the acpP gene encoding acyl carrier protein, producing the protein MESIEQRVKKIVAEQLGVNEAEIKNESSFLDDLGADSLDMVELVMALEDEFETEIPDEEAEKITTVQQAIDYINSHGKQ; encoded by the coding sequence ATGGAAAGCATCGAACAGCGCGTCAAGAAGATCGTCGCTGAACAACTTGGCGTGAACGAAGCCGAGATCAAGAACGAGTCCTCCTTCCTTGACGACCTCGGTGCCGATTCGCTCGACATGGTCGAACTGGTCATGGCGCTCGAAGATGAATTCGAAACCGAGATCCCCGACGAAGAGGCGGAGAAGATCACCACCGTGCAACAGGCGATCGACTACATCAACTCGCACGGCAAGCAGTAA
- the plsX gene encoding phosphate acyltransferase PlsX, with translation MIRIAIDCMGGDAGLPVTIPAAVEFAQQFPDTRLLLVGLPDAIEAALAEHRSAPRDRLQIVPASEVVQMDDPVEVALRRKKDSSMRLAAQAVKDGLADACVSAGNTGAWMAISRYVLKTLDGIDRPAIATSLPNQAGRATTVLDLGANVDCTADHLLQFAIMGAALVQALDHRDNPTVGLLNIGEEVIKGNEVVKEAAELLRASPLNFYGNVEGNDIFKGSVDVVVCDGFVGNVVLKSVEGLAKMLSSVIREEFKRNFITLLAGAFATPVLNRLRQRVDNRRYNGAALLGLRGVVIKSHGSADVYAYGFALQRAREAVASKLLERTAHAVAQITMRVQSGDTAPGAAAGGTA, from the coding sequence GTGATACGCATCGCCATAGACTGCATGGGCGGGGACGCCGGTCTGCCCGTCACCATCCCGGCTGCGGTCGAATTCGCCCAGCAGTTTCCGGACACCCGGCTGCTGCTGGTCGGCCTGCCCGACGCGATCGAGGCCGCGCTGGCCGAGCATCGCTCGGCGCCGCGCGATCGCCTGCAAATCGTGCCTGCTTCCGAGGTCGTCCAGATGGACGACCCGGTCGAGGTCGCCCTGCGTCGCAAGAAAGACTCGTCCATGCGTCTGGCCGCCCAGGCGGTAAAGGACGGTCTTGCCGACGCCTGCGTGTCGGCCGGCAATACCGGCGCCTGGATGGCCATCTCGCGCTATGTGCTCAAGACGCTGGACGGCATCGATCGTCCGGCGATCGCCACCTCGCTGCCCAACCAGGCCGGCCGCGCCACCACGGTGCTCGACCTGGGCGCCAATGTCGACTGTACGGCCGACCACCTGCTGCAGTTCGCCATCATGGGCGCCGCGCTGGTGCAGGCGCTCGACCATCGCGACAATCCCACGGTGGGGCTGCTGAACATCGGCGAAGAAGTCATCAAGGGCAACGAGGTCGTCAAGGAAGCGGCCGAGCTGCTGCGCGCCAGCCCGCTCAACTTCTACGGCAACGTCGAAGGCAACGACATCTTCAAGGGCAGTGTCGACGTCGTCGTGTGCGACGGGTTCGTCGGCAACGTGGTGCTCAAGTCGGTCGAGGGGCTGGCGAAGATGCTGTCCAGCGTGATCCGCGAAGAGTTCAAGCGCAACTTCATCACGCTCTTGGCGGGCGCGTTCGCCACGCCGGTGCTCAACCGGCTGCGCCAGCGCGTCGACAATCGGCGCTACAACGGCGCGGCGCTGCTCGGGCTGCGCGGCGTGGTCATCAAGAGCCATGGATCGGCCGACGTCTACGCGTACGGCTTCGCCTTGCAGCGCGCGCGCGAGGCAGTGGCGAGTAAACTGCTGGAGCGCACGGCGCATGCCGTCGCCCAGATCACCATGCGCGTTCAGTCGGGCGACACCGCGCCCGGCGCCGCCGCAGGGGGCACCGCTTGA
- a CDS encoding MucB/RseB C-terminal domain-containing protein → MALAMLAGVMALHSSAWAEQAGGMSQDPAAQGSVQLLSQIQKAARKQDYAGVFIYQQGEMMQSSRVVHVIDGTGERERLEILDGQPREYLRHNDDVQCLLPESKTVLIEPRRGDRFPGLLLGNPAELARHYDIRASDKLHRVADRQCRIITIEPRDQLRYGYRLCADTGTHLLLKAQTLDSSRKIVEQVAFTSLRLGAEVDPSALNSRWNTRDWKIIEASMKPVDLASQGWRIPAPDGFTPVMQVARAMGQAKVSQLVLSDGLAAISVFIEPYDSQRHNHPPAGLARRGAINIYGTRVADFWLTALGEVPIATLERLAGAIEYVPPAGGAAQQTQ, encoded by the coding sequence ATGGCCCTGGCCATGCTGGCGGGGGTGATGGCCCTGCACAGCTCGGCCTGGGCCGAGCAGGCCGGCGGCATGTCGCAGGATCCGGCCGCACAGGGCTCGGTGCAACTGCTGTCCCAGATCCAGAAGGCCGCCCGCAAGCAGGACTACGCCGGCGTGTTCATCTACCAGCAGGGCGAGATGATGCAGTCGTCGCGAGTCGTGCACGTCATCGACGGCACCGGCGAGCGTGAACGCCTCGAGATCCTCGACGGCCAGCCGCGCGAATATCTGCGCCACAACGACGACGTGCAGTGCCTGCTGCCCGAAAGCAAGACCGTGCTGATCGAGCCGCGCCGCGGCGACCGCTTCCCCGGCCTGTTGCTGGGCAATCCCGCCGAATTGGCCCGCCACTACGACATTCGCGCCAGCGACAAGCTGCACCGCGTGGCCGATCGCCAGTGCCGCATCATCACTATCGAGCCGCGCGACCAGCTGCGCTACGGCTATCGTCTTTGCGCCGACACGGGCACACATCTGCTGCTGAAGGCGCAGACGCTGGATTCGTCGCGCAAGATCGTCGAGCAGGTGGCCTTCACCTCGCTGCGCCTGGGCGCCGAGGTCGATCCGTCGGCGCTCAATTCGCGCTGGAATACGCGCGACTGGAAGATCATCGAGGCCTCGATGAAGCCGGTCGACCTGGCCAGCCAGGGGTGGCGCATCCCGGCGCCCGACGGCTTCACCCCCGTCATGCAGGTGGCCCGCGCGATGGGGCAGGCCAAGGTCAGCCAACTGGTGCTGTCCGACGGCCTGGCTGCCATCTCGGTGTTCATCGAGCCCTACGACAGCCAGCGCCACAATCATCCGCCGGCCGGCCTGGCCCGGCGTGGCGCCATCAACATCTACGGTACGCGCGTGGCCGATTTCTGGCTGACCGCCTTGGGTGAGGTTCCCATTGCCACGCTGGAACGCCTGGCGGGCGCCATCGAGTACGTCCCCCCCGCGGGCGGCGCCGCTCAGCAAACCCAGTAA